The following proteins are co-located in the Robbsia betulipollinis genome:
- a CDS encoding tail assembly protein, whose product MSDKVRTIRLYGPLGVRFGRVHRMAVASTAEAVRALCRMVPGFEKYMMNARDNGLTFAVFNGRRNLAQDDLPAPVGSDDIRIAPILIGAKSGGLFQTILGAALVVAGAFTGNVGLILTGASMALGGVMQMLSPQTSTSSDTSSSTASYYFSGAVNSSAQGDPVPLAYGRFRVGSKVASAGIYSEDQA is encoded by the coding sequence GTGAGTGACAAGGTCCGCACGATCCGACTGTACGGCCCGCTGGGCGTGCGCTTCGGTCGCGTGCATCGCATGGCCGTCGCCTCGACCGCCGAGGCCGTGCGCGCGCTGTGCCGCATGGTGCCGGGCTTCGAGAAATACATGATGAACGCCCGGGACAACGGGCTGACGTTCGCGGTGTTCAACGGCCGTCGCAACCTCGCGCAGGACGACCTGCCGGCGCCGGTGGGCAGCGACGACATTCGAATCGCTCCGATCCTGATCGGCGCGAAGAGCGGCGGCCTGTTCCAGACGATTCTAGGCGCGGCTCTGGTTGTTGCCGGCGCATTTACGGGGAACGTCGGACTCATACTCACCGGCGCGTCGATGGCGCTTGGCGGCGTCATGCAGATGCTCAGCCCGCAGACCAGCACATCGAGCGACACTTCGAGCAGCACCGCGTCCTACTACTTCAGCGGCGCGGTCAACAGTTCCGCTCAGGGTGACCCGGTGCCCTTGGCCTATGGCCGGTTCCGGGTCGGCTCGAAGGTGGCCAGCGCGGGAATCTATTCTGAGGATCAGGCGTAA
- a CDS encoding C40 family peptidase: protein MNENTKAAIAAHAVREYPRECCGLVVLASGVEAYRECANRAAAPRDQFEMDPADFADAEDAGAVVALVHSHPGGVARPSGADLTMCEKSGIRAWVICSVGVQADGSIGVDDWCEFGPSGYVAPLLGRQFVHGALDCYALIRDWYRLERSITLPDFERTDDWWDDGASNLYMDNFAKAGFIDLGQDAEPQEGDVLLMQIRSKNGVPNHAGIYLGGNVLLHHMHGQLSGRTVWGGMWAHSLRTVLRYAGVNGE from the coding sequence ATGAACGAAAACACGAAGGCGGCAATCGCGGCGCACGCTGTCCGCGAGTACCCGCGCGAGTGCTGCGGCTTGGTCGTCCTGGCCAGCGGCGTGGAAGCGTATCGCGAGTGCGCGAACCGCGCTGCGGCGCCGCGCGACCAGTTCGAAATGGATCCCGCCGATTTTGCGGACGCCGAGGACGCTGGCGCGGTTGTCGCGCTTGTCCACTCGCACCCGGGCGGCGTGGCGCGGCCAAGCGGTGCAGATCTGACGATGTGCGAGAAGAGTGGCATCCGCGCGTGGGTGATCTGCTCGGTTGGCGTTCAAGCCGACGGCTCGATCGGGGTTGACGACTGGTGCGAGTTTGGGCCGAGCGGCTATGTCGCGCCGCTGCTGGGTCGCCAGTTCGTCCACGGCGCGCTGGATTGCTATGCCCTGATTCGCGACTGGTATCGCCTCGAGCGCAGCATCACGCTGCCGGACTTCGAGCGCACGGACGACTGGTGGGACGACGGCGCGTCCAACCTCTACATGGACAATTTCGCGAAGGCGGGGTTTATCGACCTGGGCCAAGACGCGGAGCCGCAAGAGGGCGACGTGCTGCTGATGCAGATTCGGAGCAAGAACGGCGTCCCGAACCACGCCGGAATCTACCTGGGCGGAAATGTCCTGCTGCATCACATGCATGGCCAGCTGTCCGGGCGGACGGTATGGGGCGGCATGTGGGCGCACAGCCTGCGCACGGTTTTGCGATACGCGGGGGTGAATGGTGAGTGA
- a CDS encoding host specificity protein J: MRIVGAKGSSSSSTATESADTLRSIAYARTLDVVGEGPISGLVDGLKSVFLDDTPIENSDGSTNFSNYTVDTRLGTQDQTYMAGFPAVESETAIGVELRADTPWVRAIENVQLTAVRLRLAVPALSQTNTSTGDITGYVIDYAIDLSTDGGAFATVLTNSFDGKTTSLYERSHRIELGAATTGWQIRVRRLTANSASAYIANTTNIEAITEIIDRKFRYPMSALVGMTFDASAFSSVPVRSYDIKGLLVRVPTNYDPDLRTYAGTWDGTFKTAWTNNPAWIYYDLALNTRYGLGKRIDASMIDKWVLYSIAQYCDVMVSDGKGGTGTEPRFTCNCYIQSRADAYKVFQDIAAIFRGISYWGTGAVVAGCDMPTDPVYIYTPANVVGAFTYVGSTLKTRYTTCLVTWNDPNNAYQQAVEYVEDQDGIARYGVNKVEITAFGTTSQGQAHRLGLWTLLTSRYETSTVSFTIGMDGVLCAPGQVIAIADPDKAGRRIGGRIKSATARSVTLDKAPTTVPGDTLTVILPTGIAQARTVQSVSGDTITVTAAYDVTPAAQSVWMLESADLAAQTFRVVSVQQNDDDGEITFTVNATQHEPGKYDAIDNGAAIQVKPTTVVPPSVQPPPANVRVSTYSAIDQGISKTTMVIAWDAAASATSYIPCWRKDNGEWVTMNSVGGLQAEVPGIYQGTYLARVYAVNAMGVTSVATYGADTVLTGKTGLPPALVSLTAVSQVFAIQLTWGFPADGTAGDTQRTEIWYSRTDDLSTATKQADYAYPQATASLMGLAAGQVFFFWGRLVDTSGNIGPWYPVSTTGGVQGSSSDDASEILSYLAGQIGATQLAKDLLSDIELIPDLQENVEATAAAIKTEQQSRVDGDTALSDRLDEVSAQVVIPVMAGSTEDYAGSTEIYAGVYSEQSARAEADLALAQNIDTVKAQITNNNTTLLAAVQVETQARVDADGALASQVATVQAQANSNAAAVQTVATSYAGLNGQLAASYTIKTQVTADGRTYVAGIGVGIDNTTGTVESQVLVTADRFGVISSASTSGASVTAPFVVQNGQTFINQAFIGTGWITNLMIGSVIQSDNFVSGSQGWQINKAGSFEINGTGGGGRSLVNANGMQVYDSSSVLRVKLGYLG, encoded by the coding sequence ATGCGTATTGTCGGGGCCAAGGGCAGCAGCTCGTCGTCGACGGCGACCGAGTCAGCGGACACGCTGCGTTCGATCGCCTATGCGCGCACGCTCGACGTAGTCGGCGAAGGTCCGATCAGTGGTCTGGTCGACGGCCTGAAGTCGGTTTTCCTCGACGACACCCCGATTGAGAATTCCGACGGCTCGACGAATTTCTCGAATTACACCGTGGACACACGGCTAGGCACGCAAGACCAGACGTACATGGCCGGCTTCCCAGCGGTCGAATCGGAGACGGCGATCGGTGTCGAGCTGCGTGCCGACACGCCGTGGGTGCGAGCGATCGAGAATGTGCAGCTGACGGCCGTCCGTCTTCGCTTGGCGGTGCCGGCGCTGTCGCAGACGAACACGAGCACCGGCGACATCACGGGCTATGTCATCGACTATGCCATCGACCTGTCGACCGACGGCGGCGCGTTCGCTACGGTGCTGACGAATTCGTTCGATGGCAAGACGACCAGCCTGTACGAGCGCAGCCACCGCATCGAGCTGGGCGCCGCGACGACCGGTTGGCAGATTCGTGTGCGGCGCCTCACCGCTAATTCGGCGAGCGCGTACATCGCGAACACGACGAATATCGAGGCGATCACCGAGATCATCGACCGAAAATTCCGGTATCCGATGTCGGCGCTTGTCGGCATGACGTTCGACGCCTCGGCCTTCAGTTCGGTGCCTGTGCGCTCGTACGACATCAAGGGTCTGCTGGTCCGCGTGCCGACGAATTACGATCCGGACCTGCGCACGTACGCGGGCACGTGGGACGGGACGTTCAAGACGGCATGGACGAACAACCCAGCGTGGATCTATTACGACCTGGCGCTGAACACGCGCTATGGCCTGGGCAAGCGCATTGACGCGTCGATGATCGACAAGTGGGTCCTTTATTCGATCGCACAATATTGCGACGTCATGGTCTCGGATGGCAAGGGCGGCACGGGCACGGAACCGCGCTTCACGTGCAACTGCTACATCCAGTCGCGCGCCGACGCGTACAAGGTGTTCCAGGACATCGCGGCGATCTTCCGCGGCATTTCGTATTGGGGCACTGGCGCGGTCGTCGCCGGCTGCGACATGCCGACCGATCCGGTCTACATCTACACGCCGGCGAACGTGGTTGGCGCGTTCACGTACGTGGGCTCGACGCTGAAGACCCGCTACACGACGTGCCTGGTCACCTGGAACGACCCGAACAACGCCTATCAGCAGGCCGTCGAATACGTCGAGGATCAGGACGGCATCGCGCGGTATGGCGTCAACAAGGTCGAGATCACGGCGTTCGGCACGACGTCGCAGGGTCAGGCGCATCGATTGGGCTTGTGGACGCTGTTGACGAGCCGCTATGAGACGAGCACGGTCTCGTTCACGATCGGCATGGACGGCGTGCTGTGCGCGCCCGGCCAGGTCATCGCGATCGCGGACCCAGACAAGGCAGGTCGGCGCATCGGCGGGCGCATCAAAAGCGCGACCGCGCGCAGCGTGACGCTCGACAAGGCGCCGACGACCGTACCCGGCGACACACTGACGGTGATCTTGCCGACAGGCATAGCGCAGGCGCGCACCGTGCAATCGGTATCCGGTGACACGATCACCGTGACCGCTGCATACGACGTCACGCCCGCAGCGCAATCCGTGTGGATGCTCGAGAGCGCCGACTTGGCCGCGCAGACCTTTCGGGTCGTCAGCGTCCAGCAGAATGACGACGATGGCGAGATCACGTTCACGGTCAACGCCACGCAGCACGAGCCGGGCAAGTACGACGCGATCGACAACGGCGCGGCGATCCAGGTCAAGCCAACGACGGTCGTGCCGCCGTCCGTCCAGCCGCCGCCGGCGAACGTTCGTGTCTCGACGTACTCGGCGATCGACCAGGGCATTTCGAAGACGACCATGGTCATCGCGTGGGACGCGGCGGCCAGCGCGACTTCGTATATTCCGTGCTGGCGAAAGGACAACGGCGAATGGGTCACCATGAATTCGGTGGGCGGCCTTCAGGCGGAGGTGCCCGGGATCTATCAGGGCACGTACCTGGCGCGCGTCTACGCCGTCAACGCGATGGGTGTCACGTCCGTGGCCACCTACGGGGCCGACACCGTGTTGACCGGGAAAACCGGCCTGCCGCCGGCGCTTGTTAGCCTGACTGCGGTGTCGCAGGTGTTCGCCATTCAGTTGACCTGGGGCTTTCCGGCAGACGGCACGGCTGGCGATACGCAGCGCACCGAGATCTGGTACAGCCGGACGGATGATCTGTCGACGGCGACCAAGCAGGCGGACTATGCGTATCCGCAGGCGACCGCGAGTTTGATGGGTCTGGCCGCGGGGCAGGTTTTTTTCTTCTGGGGCCGGCTGGTCGACACGAGCGGCAATATCGGGCCGTGGTATCCCGTGAGCACGACCGGCGGTGTGCAGGGGTCGAGCAGCGACGATGCCAGCGAAATTTTGTCATACCTGGCCGGGCAGATCGGCGCGACGCAACTGGCGAAGGATCTGCTGAGCGACATCGAGCTGATCCCCGACCTGCAGGAGAACGTCGAGGCGACCGCCGCCGCGATCAAGACCGAGCAGCAATCGCGCGTCGACGGCGACACCGCGCTGTCGGACCGGCTGGACGAGGTGTCAGCGCAGGTCGTCATTCCGGTCATGGCGGGCAGTACCGAGGACTACGCAGGCTCGACCGAAATCTACGCCGGCGTGTATTCGGAGCAGAGCGCGCGCGCCGAAGCAGACCTTGCGCTCGCCCAAAACATCGACACGGTGAAGGCGCAGATCACCAACAACAATACGACGCTTTTGGCCGCAGTCCAGGTCGAGACACAGGCCCGCGTCGATGCTGATGGCGCGCTGGCCAGCCAAGTGGCGACGGTTCAAGCGCAAGCCAATTCGAACGCGGCTGCGGTGCAGACCGTCGCGACATCGTACGCGGGCCTGAATGGGCAACTGGCCGCGAGCTACACGATCAAGACGCAGGTCACGGCAGATGGGCGCACGTATGTCGCCGGAATCGGGGTGGGGATCGACAACACCACGGGGACGGTCGAATCTCAGGTGCTGGTGACAGCGGATCGGTTCGGGGTGATCAGCTCAGCGTCGACGTCGGGCGCGAGCGTCACGGCGCCGTTCGTGGTGCAGAACGGGCAGACGTTCATAAATCAGGCGTTTATCGGCACCGGCTGGATCACGAACCTGATGATCGGCAGCGTCATCCAGTCGGACAATTTCGTGTCCGGCTCCCAGGGCTGGCAGATCAACAAGGCTGGCAGTTTTGAAATCAACGGCACGGGCGGCGGTGGGCGAAGCCTGGTCAACGCAAACGGCATGCAGGTCTATGACTCGTCGAGCGTCCTGCGCGTGAAGCTGGGATACCTCGGGTAA